The following coding sequences are from one Leptolyngbya sp. NIES-3755 window:
- a CDS encoding FAD dependent oxidoreductase (similar to AA sequence:cyanobase_aa:LBDG_01610), producing MKITIVGCGVVGATIAYELSKIPELEITVVDAQSKPVQADLTEYPNATGAALGVLMGAISKKEKGRNLRMRLAGIQYYNETVPELEALTGRSIPFNRQGILMLQFSDELEVWNRLVEVRQKQDLPLEIWDQERLKLEYPFLDRAMSAIYSPSDRQINPVALTQALIEGAKVRGARFQFGTKVISRKGQQIQTSQGAIESDYLVISAGVGTSEIEKVDIRPVLGQAIHVRLPKPLSDRALPVITGDDVHIVSLGNSDYWVGATVEFPNEAGEVLPPDRSMFDAVMKRAIEFCPDLEEMQRIRSWFGLRPRPQGRPAPVIEELEPNVLLATGHYRNGVLLAPATAAEVREKVLQAASSI from the coding sequence ATGAAAATCACGATCGTGGGATGCGGAGTGGTCGGAGCTACGATCGCTTACGAACTCAGCAAGATTCCAGAGCTAGAAATTACAGTAGTCGATGCCCAATCGAAACCCGTTCAAGCCGATTTGACCGAATACCCAAACGCTACAGGGGCAGCGCTCGGCGTACTGATGGGAGCGATTAGCAAAAAAGAAAAGGGTCGTAATCTGCGGATGCGGCTTGCAGGAATCCAGTATTACAACGAAACTGTTCCAGAATTAGAAGCGTTGACGGGTCGATCGATTCCTTTCAATCGTCAAGGCATTTTGATGCTGCAATTTTCTGACGAGTTAGAAGTTTGGAATCGCTTGGTTGAAGTGCGGCAAAAACAAGATTTACCACTAGAAATTTGGGATCAGGAACGATTGAAATTGGAGTATCCGTTTCTCGATCGAGCCATGAGCGCGATTTATTCACCGAGCGATCGACAAATTAATCCGGTCGCGCTGACCCAGGCTCTCATTGAAGGTGCGAAGGTGCGAGGTGCGAGGTTTCAATTTGGAACAAAGGTAATTAGTAGAAAAGGTCAGCAAATTCAAACTTCACAAGGGGCGATTGAATCGGATTATCTCGTAATTTCTGCGGGAGTAGGAACGAGTGAAATTGAAAAAGTGGACATTCGACCCGTTCTCGGTCAAGCGATTCACGTTCGATTACCGAAACCGTTGAGCGATCGCGCTTTACCCGTGATCACAGGCGATGATGTGCATATTGTGTCACTTGGAAATTCTGATTATTGGGTGGGTGCGACGGTTGAATTTCCGAATGAAGCGGGGGAAGTGTTGCCGCCGGATCGATCGATGTTTGATGCCGTGATGAAAAGAGCGATCGAGTTTTGTCCTGATTTGGAAGAGATGCAGAGGATTCGATCGTGGTTTGGATTGCGTCCGCGTCCTCAAGGTCGTCCTGCTCCAGTAATCGAAGAACTAGAGCCGAATGTTTTACTCGCAACCGGACATTACCGAAACGGCGTTTTGTTAGCACCCGCAACCGCAGCAGAAGTTCGAGAAAAAGTCCTTCAAGCTGCGTCATCTATCTAA